One genomic segment of Microbacterium sp. ProA8 includes these proteins:
- a CDS encoding multidrug effflux MFS transporter — protein sequence MTDSAAALRPALTRLLPTLLLLLTVFGPISMDLYLPALPALTADLGASTSVAQLTVTACLVGLAAGQLLAGPLSDRFGRRGILLIGIVAYIVTSALCAASPTIETLVAARFVQGLAGGVGIVIAQAAGRDVYSGGALIRFYGRLTVVGGLAAIIGPLLGGLLTAVTDWRGLFAFLALLGGGILVVALIAFPETLPPARRTRGGWAQTMRDYRTLVTDAPFLGAVLNQGFLYAALFAYLAGSTFVLQDIYGLSPLGYALAFGLNSAGFMVFGYVAGRLAERWSVRGTLLAGIVVAGVGAAGLLVAGLTPMPLWVVVISLFALAVGVALTSPPATTLALIDYPQMAGTASSLLGMVRFGFGGIAAPLVGVAGAASILPLGLVTVVAVGLSAVAFLSLARGRRPASNTETAAVAASVI from the coding sequence ATGACCGATTCCGCCGCCGCGCTGCGTCCCGCCCTCACCCGGCTGCTGCCGACGCTGCTGCTCCTGCTGACGGTGTTCGGCCCGATCTCGATGGACCTCTACCTCCCGGCTCTGCCGGCGCTCACGGCCGACCTCGGAGCATCCACCTCGGTGGCACAGCTCACGGTCACCGCGTGCCTCGTGGGGCTCGCGGCCGGACAGCTTCTCGCCGGCCCGCTCTCGGACCGCTTCGGTCGTCGCGGCATCCTCCTGATCGGCATCGTCGCGTACATCGTCACGTCGGCGCTGTGCGCCGCGAGCCCGACGATCGAGACGCTGGTCGCCGCACGCTTCGTGCAGGGGCTCGCCGGCGGCGTCGGCATCGTGATCGCGCAGGCCGCGGGCCGCGACGTGTACTCCGGCGGCGCGCTCATCCGCTTCTACGGCCGGCTGACCGTCGTCGGCGGCCTGGCCGCCATCATCGGTCCCCTCCTCGGCGGACTGCTCACCGCCGTCACCGACTGGCGCGGACTGTTCGCCTTCCTGGCGCTCCTCGGGGGCGGCATCCTGGTCGTCGCGCTGATCGCCTTTCCCGAGACGCTGCCGCCTGCCCGGCGCACGCGCGGCGGGTGGGCCCAGACGATGCGCGACTACCGGACCCTGGTGACGGATGCCCCGTTCCTCGGTGCCGTCCTCAACCAGGGCTTCCTCTACGCGGCGCTGTTCGCGTACCTGGCGGGATCGACCTTCGTGCTGCAGGACATCTACGGGCTGAGCCCGCTCGGCTACGCGCTCGCGTTCGGCCTCAACTCGGCGGGCTTCATGGTGTTCGGCTACGTCGCCGGCCGGCTCGCCGAGCGCTGGAGTGTGCGGGGCACGCTCCTCGCGGGCATCGTCGTCGCCGGCGTCGGCGCCGCGGGGCTGCTCGTCGCGGGGCTCACGCCGATGCCGCTGTGGGTCGTCGTGATCTCGCTCTTCGCACTCGCCGTCGGCGTCGCGCTCACCTCTCCGCCGGCGACCACCCTCGCCCTGATCGACTACCCGCAGATGGCGGGCACCGCGTCGTCGCTGCTGGGCATGGTGCGGTTCGGCTTCGGCGGGATCGCCGCCCCTCTGGTCGGCGTGGCGGGTGCCGCGAGCATCCTGCCCCTCGGCCTCGTGACCGTCGTCGCGGTCGGCCTCTCGGCCGTCGCGTTCCTCTCCCTCGCCCGCGGCCGCCGGCCCGCCTCGAACACGGAGACGGCAGCGGTCGCGGCATCCGTGATCTGA
- a CDS encoding zinc-dependent alcohol dehydrogenase family protein, with the protein MRAVVMYAPGDVRVEERDDPTIIEPTDAIIRLAASCICGSDLWPYRGDDAVDQTPMGHEYVGVVTEIGDEVHNVKVGDFVVGSFFASDNTCEICQAGYQSRCIHAYPMGAIGTQSEYARIPMADGTLVATPGMPDAELIPSLLAASDVLGTGWFAAVAAEAAPGKTVAVVGDGAVGLLGILAAKQLGAERIIAMSRHADRQALAREFGATDIVEERGDEGVAKIKELTDGYGAHSVIEAVGTQESMMQAIRATRAGGHVGYVGVSHDVELDGLELFFSGVHLHGGPAPVRRFLPELIQLIWDRRIDPGKVFDLSLPLEEAAEGYRAMDERRATKVLLTV; encoded by the coding sequence ATGCGCGCAGTCGTCATGTACGCGCCCGGCGACGTCCGGGTCGAAGAGCGGGACGACCCCACGATCATCGAGCCGACCGACGCGATCATCCGCCTCGCGGCTTCGTGCATCTGCGGGTCGGACCTCTGGCCGTACCGCGGAGACGACGCGGTCGACCAGACGCCGATGGGCCACGAGTACGTCGGCGTCGTCACCGAGATCGGTGACGAGGTGCACAACGTGAAGGTCGGCGACTTCGTCGTCGGCTCGTTCTTCGCGTCCGACAACACCTGCGAGATCTGCCAGGCCGGCTACCAGTCGCGATGCATCCACGCGTACCCGATGGGCGCGATCGGGACCCAATCCGAGTACGCCCGCATCCCGATGGCCGACGGCACGCTCGTGGCGACCCCCGGCATGCCCGACGCCGAGCTCATCCCGTCGCTCCTGGCGGCATCCGACGTGCTCGGCACCGGCTGGTTCGCCGCGGTCGCGGCCGAGGCGGCCCCGGGCAAGACCGTCGCGGTCGTCGGCGACGGCGCGGTCGGGCTGCTCGGCATCCTGGCCGCGAAGCAGCTGGGCGCCGAGCGGATCATCGCGATGAGCCGCCACGCCGACCGGCAGGCACTCGCCCGCGAGTTCGGCGCGACCGACATCGTCGAGGAGCGCGGCGACGAGGGCGTGGCGAAGATCAAAGAGCTCACCGACGGCTACGGCGCGCACAGCGTCATCGAGGCCGTCGGCACGCAGGAGTCGATGATGCAGGCCATCCGCGCGACCCGTGCGGGCGGGCACGTCGGGTACGTCGGCGTCTCGCACGACGTCGAGCTCGACGGGCTCGAGCTGTTCTTCTCGGGCGTGCACCTGCACGGCGGCCCGGCACCGGTTCGTCGGTTCCTGCCGGAGCTGATCCAGCTCATCTGGGACCGCAGGATCGACCCCGGCAAGGTGTTCGACCTCTCGCTGCCGCTCGAAGAGGCGGCGGAGGGCTACCGGGCGATGGACGAGCGGCGTGCCACGAAGGTGCTGCTCACGGTGTGA
- a CDS encoding alpha/beta fold hydrolase — protein MDVILVPGLWLDASSWQDVADRLTAAGHAPHSLTLRGLDSRSADRRGSMLADHVAEIVSAIDRCDGRVVLVGHAESCGLVHAAVNRRPDRVAHAVHVGGLPSADGTHVLSGFAVDARGTTTHTAGYRAVDQTLATLHRRMTENSSHVLDQVQKLRDPRRFDVPVTVVATEFTADDVRRWSAAGIDPARELPHLRHVSIVDLPSGRWPQIERPADLSRILLAAMPVNGDSVVTAGPAAM, from the coding sequence GTGGACGTCATCCTGGTGCCCGGGCTGTGGCTGGACGCGTCCTCGTGGCAGGACGTGGCCGACAGACTGACGGCGGCAGGACACGCCCCCCATTCTTTGACCCTGCGAGGGCTCGACTCACGCTCGGCCGATCGCCGCGGCAGCATGCTGGCCGACCACGTCGCCGAGATCGTGTCGGCGATCGACCGGTGCGACGGCCGGGTGGTGCTCGTGGGGCACGCCGAGTCGTGCGGGCTCGTCCACGCGGCCGTCAACCGGCGTCCCGACCGCGTGGCGCACGCCGTCCACGTCGGCGGGCTGCCCAGCGCCGACGGGACGCACGTGCTCAGCGGCTTCGCGGTCGACGCGCGCGGCACCACGACGCACACGGCCGGGTACCGGGCGGTGGATCAGACACTGGCGACGCTGCACCGGCGCATGACCGAGAACTCCTCGCACGTGCTGGACCAAGTCCAGAAGCTGCGCGACCCGCGACGGTTCGACGTGCCCGTCACGGTCGTCGCGACCGAGTTCACGGCCGACGACGTGCGACGCTGGTCTGCGGCCGGCATCGATCCGGCCCGCGAACTGCCGCATCTGCGGCACGTGAGCATCGTCGACCTGCCGTCGGGGCGCTGGCCGCAGATCGAGCGGCCGGCCGACCTGTCACGCATCCTGCTGGCCGCGATGCCCGTCAACGGGGACTCCGTCGTGACCGCCGGTCCCGCCGCGATGTGA
- a CDS encoding glycoside hydrolase family 38 C-terminal domain-containing protein, producing MSESPERTGSAERADSAHSTESTESTERTGSTERAASTESTESTERTGSTERAASTESTESTESTERTGSAERAASTESTESTDPAERTGVVEHLGASVADLVEEPHGVAPDHPAITEQHRRAPVANAPSGHQPRDLTPAPRPAATPDRTLHMIGNAHLDPVWLWPWQEGYQEARATFASALDRMDEYPDFVFTCDQIVLLSWVEEQDPALFSRIQERVAEGRWVNVGGWWVEPDCNTPMGESFARQGLYGQRYLQSRFGTISTVGMNVDPFGHSAALPQILRGHRMDSYCFMRPGPHEGDLDETLFHWESPDGSRVLAYRIPFEYCSPPGDVSGQTEKALAQLDRTLGEMMVFYGVGNHGGGPTKANIESIHRYDRMGSFGRMTMSSPRAYFDEMLARGDGFLDALAVRRDDLQHHAPGCYSSHSGIKAWQRRAQWAVLSAERWAAIDTALTGVEYPRDDLERAWKQILFNQFHDILPGSAIEPSYDDARDQLGEAVAISKRIITRAHNRIARRIDIPTDAASQPIVVFNPHPWPVSVDVDMQYGAQRAGVRIVDHEGAPVLSQGTQSTATTGDISRGAVTFRADVPALGYALYRMLPGPALPADTGLLVSDDGTVIENAHLRIELDPETGDLISLLDRSSGVDPLRGTRGQPRTAVCDDPTDTWGHRVISYAWPGAAMTLDRIVVRETGPLRSRVRVERSWGASTLVEEYLLAHDARAVRVDVTIDWREKAHLLKLRFPVGLDDPAATYEIPYGTIERPVDGAEEPAQSWVDLTGTVGGSPAGLTVIATTKHGWDVSPAGSAGLERPSIGITAVRSPVYSWHDPRLLDPDGVYSFQDQGIQRFSLELIAHAGNWRAAQPTRRAAVLGVPVRAQLESFHDGDLPPRDSFADDGGGAVMVTAVKGSEDVPDSAPADLVVRAVETRGESATARIGLPLVGRTIEGEFQPHQVRTFRVPLDAAADIVEVDLLEWPLGEQPT from the coding sequence ATGAGCGAATCGCCGGAGCGCACCGGTTCGGCTGAGCGCGCCGATTCCGCCCATTCCACGGAATCCACGGAGTCCACGGAGCGCACCGGTTCGACCGAGCGCGCCGCTTCGACGGAGTCCACGGAGTCCACGGAGCGCACCGGTTCGACCGAGCGCGCCGCTTCGACGGAGTCCACGGAATCCACGGAGTCCACGGAGCGCACCGGTTCGGCCGAGCGCGCCGCTTCCACCGAGTCCACGGAGTCCACCGATCCGGCCGAGCGCACGGGTGTGGTCGAGCACCTGGGTGCGAGTGTCGCCGATCTGGTCGAAGAGCCGCACGGCGTCGCGCCCGACCACCCGGCCATCACCGAGCAGCACCGCCGCGCCCCCGTAGCGAACGCCCCGTCCGGCCATCAGCCGCGCGACCTGACGCCCGCGCCGCGCCCTGCGGCGACGCCCGATCGCACCCTGCACATGATCGGCAACGCGCACCTCGACCCGGTGTGGCTGTGGCCGTGGCAGGAGGGCTACCAGGAGGCCCGCGCCACGTTCGCCAGCGCGCTCGACCGCATGGACGAGTACCCGGACTTCGTCTTCACGTGCGATCAGATCGTGCTGCTGTCGTGGGTCGAGGAGCAGGATCCCGCGCTGTTCTCGCGCATCCAGGAGCGCGTGGCCGAGGGCCGCTGGGTGAACGTCGGCGGCTGGTGGGTCGAGCCCGACTGCAACACGCCGATGGGCGAGTCCTTCGCCCGGCAGGGCCTCTACGGCCAGCGCTATCTGCAGTCCCGCTTCGGGACGATCTCCACAGTCGGGATGAACGTCGATCCGTTCGGCCACAGCGCCGCGCTCCCCCAGATCCTGCGGGGACACCGCATGGACTCGTACTGCTTCATGCGACCCGGCCCGCACGAGGGCGACCTCGATGAGACGCTCTTCCACTGGGAGTCCCCCGACGGCTCGCGGGTGCTCGCCTACCGGATCCCATTCGAGTACTGCAGTCCACCCGGCGACGTGTCGGGCCAGACCGAGAAGGCGCTGGCCCAGCTCGACCGCACGCTCGGCGAGATGATGGTCTTCTACGGCGTCGGCAATCACGGCGGCGGGCCGACGAAGGCGAACATCGAGTCGATCCACCGCTACGACCGCATGGGCAGCTTCGGGAGGATGACGATGTCGTCACCGCGCGCGTACTTCGACGAGATGCTCGCCCGTGGCGACGGATTCCTCGACGCGCTCGCCGTCCGCCGCGACGACCTGCAGCACCATGCTCCCGGTTGCTACTCGTCGCACTCCGGCATCAAGGCGTGGCAGCGCCGCGCCCAGTGGGCGGTGCTGTCGGCGGAGCGCTGGGCGGCGATCGACACCGCGCTGACGGGGGTGGAGTACCCGCGCGACGACCTCGAGCGGGCATGGAAGCAGATCCTCTTCAACCAGTTCCACGACATCCTCCCGGGCTCGGCGATCGAGCCGTCGTACGACGACGCGCGCGATCAGCTCGGCGAGGCGGTGGCGATCTCGAAGCGGATCATCACGCGCGCCCACAATCGCATCGCGCGCCGCATCGACATCCCGACGGATGCCGCGTCCCAGCCGATCGTCGTCTTCAATCCGCACCCGTGGCCGGTGTCGGTCGACGTCGACATGCAGTACGGCGCGCAGCGCGCCGGCGTGCGGATCGTCGACCATGAGGGCGCGCCCGTGCTCTCGCAGGGAACGCAGTCCACCGCGACGACCGGCGACATCAGCCGCGGTGCCGTCACGTTCCGCGCCGACGTCCCGGCTCTCGGCTACGCGCTCTATCGCATGCTTCCGGGGCCGGCGCTCCCGGCCGACACGGGGCTCCTGGTCAGCGACGACGGCACGGTCATCGAGAACGCCCACCTCCGCATCGAGCTCGACCCCGAGACGGGTGACCTGATCTCGCTGCTCGACAGGTCGAGCGGCGTCGACCCGCTGCGGGGGACGCGCGGCCAGCCGCGCACCGCGGTGTGCGACGACCCGACCGACACGTGGGGCCACCGCGTCATCTCGTATGCCTGGCCGGGCGCGGCGATGACGCTCGACCGCATCGTGGTGCGCGAGACCGGTCCGCTGCGCTCGCGCGTGCGCGTCGAGCGATCGTGGGGCGCGAGCACGCTCGTCGAGGAGTACCTCCTCGCCCACGACGCCCGCGCCGTGCGGGTGGACGTCACGATCGACTGGCGCGAGAAGGCCCACCTGCTGAAGCTCCGCTTCCCGGTCGGTCTCGACGACCCGGCGGCGACGTACGAGATCCCCTACGGCACGATCGAGCGTCCGGTCGACGGCGCGGAGGAGCCCGCGCAGTCGTGGGTCGACCTGACCGGCACGGTGGGCGGCTCGCCGGCCGGCCTCACGGTGATCGCCACCACGAAGCACGGATGGGATGTCTCGCCCGCGGGCTCGGCGGGACTCGAGCGGCCGAGCATCGGCATCACCGCCGTGCGCAGCCCCGTGTACTCGTGGCACGACCCGCGCCTGCTCGACCCGGACGGCGTCTACTCGTTCCAGGACCAGGGCATCCAGCGCTTCAGCCTCGAGCTGATCGCACACGCCGGGAACTGGCGCGCCGCACAGCCGACCCGTCGGGCCGCCGTGCTCGGCGTCCCCGTCCGAGCGCAGCTCGAGTCGTTCCACGACGGCGATCTGCCGCCGCGCGACAGCTTCGCCGACGACGGCGGCGGTGCCGTGATGGTCACGGCGGTCAAGGGCAGCGAGGACGTTCCCGACAGCGCGCCCGCCGATCTCGTCGTGCGCGCCGTCGAGACCCGCGGCGAGTCCGCGACGGCGCGCATCGGGCTGCCGCTGGTCGGCCGCACCATCGAGGGCGAGTTCCAGCCGCACCAGGTGCGCACGTTCCGGGTGCCGCTGGATGCCGCCGCCGACATCGTCGAGGTCGATCTGCTGGAGTGGCCGCTCGGCGAACAGCCGACGTAG
- a CDS encoding SIS domain-containing protein — MSDWLDAQLEAHVRTARDAEPLLDDVRAVGRVLVDAFSRGGTLYTFGNGGSAADAQHFTGELIGHYKRDRRPLPAVTLTTDATVSTCIANDYAFEDVFSRQVEALAKPGDVVAAFTTSGRSPNVVKGLTAARANGATTLLFAGGDGGPSLALADHSFLVPSDETPRIQELQTFLLHALSEILDAWAAGEQPA, encoded by the coding sequence GTGTCTGACTGGCTCGACGCACAGCTCGAGGCGCACGTCCGCACCGCTCGGGATGCCGAGCCCCTGCTCGACGACGTGCGCGCGGTCGGCCGCGTCCTCGTCGACGCGTTCTCCCGGGGCGGCACGCTGTACACGTTCGGCAACGGCGGCAGCGCGGCGGACGCGCAGCACTTCACGGGCGAGCTCATCGGGCACTACAAGCGCGACCGCCGGCCGCTGCCGGCCGTCACGCTCACCACCGACGCCACCGTGTCGACGTGCATCGCGAACGACTACGCCTTCGAAGACGTGTTCTCGCGCCAGGTCGAGGCGCTCGCGAAGCCGGGGGACGTGGTCGCGGCGTTCACGACGAGCGGCCGCTCCCCGAACGTCGTGAAGGGTCTCACCGCCGCACGCGCCAACGGAGCGACGACGCTGCTGTTCGCCGGCGGCGACGGGGGGCCGTCGCTGGCGTTGGCGGATCACTCGTTCCTCGTGCCCTCGGACGAGACGCCGCGCATCCAGGAGCTGCAGACCTTCCTCCTGCACGCGCTGTCGGAGATCCTGGACGCATGGGCCGCGGGAGAGCAGCCGGCATGA
- a CDS encoding ROK family protein produces MATQHPVLALDIGGTKLAVAMVTRDGRTHGLLVEPTEKHRGPDAVVSHLFDLGRRSIAAAGLGAPAAVGISCGGPLDAAAGILTGPLHLPGWIDVPIVAMASEAFGVPAVVENDATAAVLAEHRFGAARGADIALYLTLSTGVGGGSIIDGRLHRGAAGNGGEFGHLTVRPGGRQCECGRRGCLEAYASGTNIAERAQELLADGTRESSLRGMPLVRAEHVSTAAAAGDPFAREVWDDTTALLGQAVTDLVNVFEPNVVVLGGGVTRAGAMLLDPVREIVQQTAMPPAAARVDVTLAGLGDEVCVVGAGALALDLADDLALDPKGPARV; encoded by the coding sequence ATGGCAACGCAGCATCCCGTGCTGGCGCTCGACATCGGCGGCACCAAGCTCGCCGTGGCGATGGTGACCCGCGACGGCCGGACGCACGGCCTGCTGGTCGAGCCCACCGAGAAGCATCGCGGGCCGGATGCCGTGGTGTCCCACCTCTTCGATCTCGGCCGGCGCAGCATCGCCGCCGCCGGCCTGGGCGCGCCGGCAGCGGTCGGGATCAGCTGCGGCGGACCCCTCGACGCGGCCGCCGGCATCCTCACCGGTCCCCTCCACCTGCCGGGCTGGATCGATGTGCCGATCGTGGCGATGGCGTCGGAGGCGTTCGGTGTTCCCGCCGTCGTCGAGAACGACGCCACGGCAGCCGTGCTCGCGGAGCACCGGTTCGGCGCCGCGCGCGGCGCCGACATCGCTCTCTACTTGACGCTCTCGACGGGCGTCGGCGGCGGATCGATCATCGACGGCCGCCTGCACCGCGGCGCAGCCGGCAACGGCGGCGAGTTCGGGCACCTCACGGTGCGGCCCGGCGGCCGGCAGTGCGAATGCGGGCGTCGCGGATGCCTCGAGGCCTACGCCTCGGGCACCAACATCGCGGAGCGCGCCCAGGAGCTGCTCGCCGACGGCACCCGCGAATCGTCGCTGCGGGGCATGCCGCTCGTGCGCGCGGAGCACGTCTCCACCGCCGCGGCCGCCGGCGATCCCTTCGCCCGCGAAGTGTGGGACGACACCACCGCGCTGCTCGGCCAGGCGGTCACGGATCTCGTCAACGTCTTCGAGCCGAACGTCGTGGTGCTCGGCGGCGGGGTGACGCGTGCCGGAGCGATGCTGCTCGATCCGGTCCGCGAGATCGTGCAGCAGACCGCCATGCCCCCGGCCGCCGCGCGGGTCGACGTCACCCTCGCCGGACTCGGCGACGAGGTGTGCGTCGTCGGCGCCGGAGCGCTCGCCCTCGACCTCGCCGACGACCTCGCCCTCGATCCGAAGGGACCCGCCCGTGTCTGA
- a CDS encoding aminoglycoside phosphotransferase family protein, whose protein sequence is MAEPAGLEAIEASRIDEELVRRLLAAQFPEWRDLPLRPVRNGGNDHRIFRLGDHLSVRLPSAPDYVPQVRKEQRWLPRLAPAVPLPIPAVEGIGEPSDLFPAPWSVYGWMPGEPASVTPVADWARFAADLAGFLLRLGEADATDAPVPGQHSAFRGGPLEHWDDGVGDLLFRVHGRERDLAAGIWRDALAAPFSAPPRWFHGDVSLNNLLVQDGELAAVIDFGCAGAGDPACDTVFRWTSTQAAAREQFRAGYAVDEATWARGRGWALWKGLIMITNKPPGQAEFARHVLDRLFAEA, encoded by the coding sequence GTGGCGGAGCCCGCAGGTCTCGAGGCGATAGAGGCGTCGCGCATCGACGAGGAGCTCGTCCGCAGGCTGCTCGCGGCGCAGTTTCCCGAGTGGCGCGACCTTCCGCTCCGCCCGGTGCGCAACGGCGGCAACGATCACCGCATCTTCCGGCTCGGCGACCACCTCAGCGTCCGGCTGCCGAGCGCACCCGACTATGTGCCGCAGGTGCGCAAGGAGCAGCGGTGGCTGCCTCGCCTGGCGCCCGCGGTGCCCCTGCCGATCCCCGCAGTCGAGGGCATCGGCGAGCCGAGCGACCTGTTCCCCGCCCCGTGGTCGGTGTACGGCTGGATGCCCGGGGAGCCCGCATCCGTGACTCCCGTCGCCGACTGGGCGCGCTTCGCCGCCGACCTCGCGGGGTTCCTGCTGCGCCTCGGCGAGGCGGATGCGACGGATGCCCCGGTCCCTGGTCAGCACAGTGCCTTTCGCGGCGGGCCGCTCGAGCACTGGGACGACGGGGTCGGCGACCTGCTCTTCCGCGTGCACGGCCGGGAGCGCGACCTCGCGGCCGGGATCTGGCGGGACGCGCTCGCCGCGCCGTTCAGCGCCCCGCCGCGGTGGTTCCACGGCGACGTCTCGCTCAACAACCTGCTGGTGCAGGACGGCGAGCTCGCCGCCGTCATCGACTTCGGCTGCGCGGGCGCCGGCGACCCCGCGTGCGACACGGTGTTCCGCTGGACATCGACGCAGGCGGCTGCGCGCGAGCAGTTCCGCGCGGGCTATGCCGTCGACGAGGCCACTTGGGCGCGCGGTCGAGGGTGGGCCCTCTGGAAGGGGCTCATCATGATCACGAACAAGCCGCCGGGCCAGGCGGAGTTCGCCCGCCACGTGCTCGACCGCCTGTTCGCCGAGGCCTGA
- a CDS encoding LacI family DNA-binding transcriptional regulator → MSAETAAGRDGDAGVVTERRAPFARPTIREVADAAGVSRSTASRAMSGNGYAAPEVRERVRAVAKELGYVVDVTARALKQRTSRSVGVLVSDLRNVFYAELASGIGEEARAHGRTLVMVDLRGDGADELEAAEVLVASRVSGVIATPVSRELSGFLSRIGVPLIEVDRRFDTEESDAVVVDNRAAAHDTTMRLLAAGHERIALLIDETEWTTGEERQQGYLDALAARGVRVDESLIVQAGWDAGEAQAAAERILSRADRPTAVFAANNVLTEGTWRAAAALGLGIPSDVSLAGFDDAPWMSMVQPGVSTRYQDAGALGATAMRTLLERIEAPDAPARTIVMPTRFVDRGSIAAPRK, encoded by the coding sequence GTGAGCGCGGAGACGGCCGCCGGCCGTGACGGTGACGCAGGAGTCGTGACCGAACGGCGTGCCCCGTTCGCGCGCCCGACGATCCGCGAGGTCGCCGACGCCGCCGGGGTCTCGCGCTCCACCGCCTCGCGGGCGATGTCGGGCAACGGGTATGCGGCCCCGGAGGTGCGCGAACGCGTGCGCGCGGTCGCGAAGGAACTCGGCTACGTGGTCGACGTCACGGCCCGCGCCCTCAAGCAGCGCACCAGCCGCTCGGTCGGCGTGCTCGTCTCGGACCTGCGCAACGTCTTCTACGCCGAGCTCGCCTCGGGCATCGGCGAAGAGGCGCGCGCGCACGGCCGCACCCTCGTGATGGTCGATCTGCGCGGTGACGGCGCCGACGAGCTCGAGGCCGCCGAGGTGCTCGTGGCGTCCCGCGTGTCGGGCGTCATCGCGACGCCGGTCTCACGAGAGCTGAGCGGCTTCCTCAGCCGCATCGGCGTGCCCCTCATCGAGGTCGACCGCCGATTCGACACCGAAGAGAGCGACGCGGTCGTCGTCGACAACCGGGCGGCGGCGCACGACACCACGATGCGGCTGCTGGCCGCCGGCCATGAGCGCATCGCCCTGCTGATCGACGAGACCGAGTGGACCACCGGTGAGGAGCGCCAGCAGGGGTATCTCGACGCGCTGGCGGCCCGCGGGGTGCGCGTGGACGAGTCGCTCATCGTGCAGGCGGGATGGGATGCCGGCGAGGCCCAGGCCGCGGCCGAGCGCATCCTTTCGCGCGCCGATCGTCCGACTGCGGTGTTCGCGGCCAACAACGTGCTCACCGAGGGAACCTGGCGCGCCGCGGCGGCACTGGGCCTCGGCATCCCGTCGGATGTGAGCCTGGCGGGCTTCGACGACGCCCCGTGGATGAGCATGGTGCAGCCGGGCGTCTCGACGAGATATCAGGATGCCGGAGCCCTCGGCGCGACCGCGATGCGGACGCTGCTCGAACGCATCGAGGCCCCGGATGCGCCGGCGCGGACCATTGTCATGCCGACGCGCTTCGTCGACCGCGGATCGATCGCCGCGCCCCGGAAGTGA